The following coding sequences are from one bacterium window:
- a CDS encoding L,D-transpeptidase family protein encodes MKKKNTKFILVTMILIIAIYVGWQAYFLFLQKDISNQYKKADMFYNKGDFEKAKTIYADLLNKSQKHKFTSKEKQVEFIYRLAICNKKMGNFKNAETLLDRIIDQFKNSEYIDETLLELGELAQTKDDLKKAEAIYDRILNEHPNSNIFFNALYAKARVYKLQGKLLNALSLLERVTLKSDSDELKNTAYKEIGDINVMLIFSPIPTKDSVIYEVKAGDILGSIAKQFNTTIDLIKKSNKLKNDAIRPGKRLKITSGSGFYIEIYTKSNKLILKNNGEPVKVYTVATGTHDGTPLGNFKIVNKLKNPPWYTAGTRVPADSPKNVLGTRWMGISEKGYGIHGTIDPASIGKQSTEGCIRMYNKDVEELFDLVPVETPVTIIKTQGDKK; translated from the coding sequence ATGAAAAAAAAGAATACGAAATTCATATTAGTTACTATGATACTAATAATTGCTATTTACGTTGGATGGCAGGCATATTTTCTGTTCCTTCAAAAAGACATTTCTAATCAGTATAAAAAAGCAGACATGTTTTATAATAAAGGCGATTTTGAAAAAGCAAAGACTATCTATGCTGATCTGTTGAATAAAAGTCAAAAGCATAAATTTACATCCAAAGAAAAACAGGTAGAATTTATTTATAGACTTGCTATATGCAACAAAAAAATGGGGAATTTTAAAAATGCTGAGACTCTTCTCGACAGGATTATAGACCAATTCAAAAATTCAGAATATATTGACGAAACACTACTTGAGCTGGGTGAATTGGCACAGACAAAAGATGATCTTAAAAAAGCAGAGGCCATATATGACAGAATATTAAACGAACATCCTAACAGTAACATCTTTTTTAATGCTCTGTATGCCAAAGCTCGCGTTTATAAACTGCAAGGGAAACTCTTAAATGCTCTCTCTCTACTCGAGAGGGTTACTCTGAAGTCTGATAGTGATGAATTAAAAAATACAGCATACAAAGAGATTGGAGACATAAACGTAATGCTAATCTTCTCTCCTATTCCTACAAAAGATAGTGTAATTTACGAGGTAAAAGCTGGAGATATTCTCGGTTCAATTGCTAAACAATTTAATACTACGATTGATTTGATTAAAAAAAGCAATAAGCTGAAAAATGATGCAATAAGACCTGGCAAGAGGCTAAAAATAACTTCCGGATCCGGCTTCTATATTGAGATATATACAAAGTCTAATAAGCTTATTTTAAAAAACAATGGGGAACCTGTAAAAGTATACACAGTAGCTACTGGAACTCATGACGGCACGCCTCTAGGAAATTTTAAAATAGTAAACAAGCTTAAAAATCCACCTTGGTACACTGCAGGCACTAGAGTTCCCGCAGATAGCCCCAAAAATGTGCTTGGTACCCGTTGGATGGGAATATCTGAGAAAGGATATGGAATACACGGGACAATAGATCCTGCCAGCATCGGAAAACAATCTACAGAAGGCTGCATAAGAATGTATAATAAGGACGTAGAAGAGTTGTTTGACCTTGTGCCCGTTGAAACACCTGTAACTATAATTAAGACACAGGGAGACAAAAAGTGA
- a CDS encoding serine/threonine protein kinase, whose protein sequence is MIGKTFGKYIIQNIIKSGGMARIYKASDPITKDIVAIKILRQSATNRRAIKGFIQETKMLKKLNHPNIIRVMNFGKEDGMPYMVMEYINGEDLKKLLLYKKTKKIQRYDLILQIGKGLDYLHENNIIHCDIKPENILVSKNNEVKIIDFGLARYNRLSIFTRNRFIDGTPTYMSPEQIRKRHTDKRTDIYSYGITIYEMLTGKVPYQANDKNAIMRAHIDIHIQPRLVSYYDSSIPKNIENCVMKAIETNPNKRHRTVSEMILDFSRSKF, encoded by the coding sequence ATGATAGGAAAAACGTTTGGCAAATATATAATTCAGAATATTATTAAGTCAGGTGGAATGGCTCGCATATACAAAGCAAGTGATCCTATAACAAAGGATATAGTAGCAATTAAGATTCTCCGGCAATCTGCTACAAACCGCAGAGCAATAAAAGGGTTCATCCAAGAAACTAAGATGCTAAAAAAGCTAAATCACCCAAATATAATTCGGGTAATGAATTTTGGAAAAGAAGATGGAATGCCTTATATGGTGATGGAATATATTAATGGGGAAGATCTAAAAAAACTCCTGCTTTATAAAAAAACTAAAAAAATTCAGAGATACGATCTCATTTTACAGATAGGAAAAGGACTAGATTATCTCCATGAAAATAATATAATCCATTGTGACATAAAGCCTGAAAATATTCTGGTTTCAAAAAATAATGAAGTAAAAATTATAGATTTTGGTCTGGCGCGTTACAACAGGTTAAGTATCTTCACACGTAACCGCTTTATTGACGGTACACCTACTTACATGTCTCCCGAACAGATAAGAAAAAGACACACAGACAAGAGAACAGACATATATTCTTATGGAATCACCATATATGAAATGTTAACCGGCAAAGTTCCCTATCAAGCTAATGATAAAAACGCAATTATGAGAGCTCACATCGATATACATATACAACCAAGATTAGTTTCTTATTACGATTCCAGCATACCAAAAAATATTGAAAATTGTGTGATGAAGGCAATAGAAACGAATCCAAATAAAAGGCATAGAACGGTGTCGGAAATGATCTTGGACTTTAGTAGAAGTAAATTCTAG
- a CDS encoding ComF family protein, producing MRFSIKRLQKLFRFVINLIFPVYCLICKRQLSYQTNTYLCDACKKSIIPITGKVCNKCGRPFINGICGICREKQFCFSKARASGIYDGSVKECIHFLKYKKKTYLLNTLFEVFLLPDSLDFFSCDLIIPVPLHWIREYSRGFNQAELIGKKISKRFNIPLSKTSLKRTKATPSQTGLSLKERTKNIKGAFSVGNEQKLNGKRILLVDDVMTTGATVNECSRVLLQAGAREILVYTLARGR from the coding sequence ATGAGGTTTTCTATAAAAAGATTACAAAAACTATTTAGGTTTGTTATTAATCTTATTTTCCCAGTTTATTGCCTGATATGTAAAAGGCAGCTTTCATATCAGACTAATACCTATCTTTGTGATGCATGCAAGAAAAGCATAATACCTATTACTGGAAAAGTTTGCAATAAATGTGGTAGGCCTTTTATAAATGGTATTTGTGGGATATGCAGAGAGAAACAGTTTTGTTTCTCAAAAGCGCGCGCTAGTGGAATATATGATGGCTCAGTAAAGGAGTGTATACATTTTTTGAAATATAAGAAAAAGACGTATCTTTTAAACACGTTGTTTGAGGTGTTTTTATTGCCAGATAGTCTTGATTTTTTTAGCTGCGATTTAATTATTCCTGTACCCCTCCATTGGATACGAGAGTATTCCAGAGGATTTAATCAGGCTGAACTAATAGGGAAAAAGATTAGTAAGAGGTTCAATATACCATTATCAAAAACTAGTTTAAAGAGAACGAAGGCAACTCCTTCACAAACAGGCCTTTCTCTGAAAGAACGTACTAAGAATATTAAAGGAGCGTTTTCAGTAGGGAATGAACAAAAGCTAAATGGAAAAAGAATTTTACTTGTTGATGATGTTATGACAACAGGTGCAACTGTTAATGAATGCTCTCGAGTCTTATTGCAGGCTGGAGCAAGAGAAATTCTTGTGTATACTTTAGCAAGAGGACGATAG
- a CDS encoding acetyl-CoA carboxylase carboxyltransferase subunit alpha, producing MTTNGLEFEKPIIELEKRIEELKSFASTENIDFSDEIKVLEKKALESKKRIYRNLTAWQRMQIARHPDRPYTLDYINALMKNFIELHGDRSFADDQAIIGGLASFQNKTVMVIGHQKGRNTKENLNRNFGMPHPEGYRKMLRLMKTAEKFSIPIISFIDTPGAYPGIGAEERGQAEAIAHNLKDMAHLQVPTIVIITGEGGSGGALAIGLGNKVFMLENAVYFVCTPEACGAILWKDRTKAPEAAEALCITASDLKKFKVIDAIIPEPVGGVHRNPAEVIENIKNTLKTCLSELAKLSPEEISNQRYEKYRKIGKFLEK from the coding sequence GTGACGACAAATGGTCTTGAATTTGAAAAGCCTATTATAGAGCTGGAGAAAAGGATAGAAGAGTTAAAATCCTTTGCTTCTACAGAAAATATAGATTTTTCAGACGAGATAAAAGTACTTGAGAAAAAGGCACTTGAAAGTAAAAAACGAATATATCGGAATCTTACAGCATGGCAAAGAATGCAGATTGCCCGTCATCCTGACAGACCATATACTTTGGACTATATTAATGCCCTTATGAAAAACTTTATCGAGCTTCATGGCGATAGATCATTTGCTGATGACCAGGCAATAATAGGAGGATTGGCTAGCTTTCAAAATAAAACGGTTATGGTAATTGGCCACCAGAAAGGCAGAAATACAAAAGAAAACCTTAACAGAAACTTCGGAATGCCTCATCCTGAGGGTTATAGAAAAATGTTAAGGTTAATGAAAACAGCTGAAAAATTTTCCATTCCAATCATTTCTTTTATTGACACTCCAGGTGCCTATCCGGGCATTGGGGCAGAAGAAAGAGGACAGGCAGAGGCAATTGCACACAACTTAAAAGACATGGCCCATCTTCAAGTACCTACGATCGTTATAATTACTGGAGAAGGTGGTAGTGGAGGAGCGTTAGCGATTGGATTAGGAAATAAAGTTTTTATGCTGGAGAATGCTGTCTACTTTGTGTGTACTCCTGAAGCATGCGGTGCAATCCTCTGGAAAGACAGAACTAAAGCTCCCGAAGCTGCAGAAGCGCTTTGCATAACAGCATCGGATTTGAAAAAATTTAAAGTTATTGACGCAATAATACCTGAACCAGTTGGCGGAGTGCATAGAAATCCAGCCGAAGTAATCGAGAATATTAAGAATACATTAAAAACCTGTTTAAGTGAATTAGCTAAACTTTCTCCCGAAGAAATTAGTAATCAAAGATACGAAAAATACAGAAAAATAGGCAAGTTTTTAGAGAAGTAG
- a CDS encoding non-histone chromosomal MC1 family protein, with amino-acid sequence MAKKAEAKLYSLRIGKKEDSVFKGKGARQAALKAASRGLKDSDGLIKLREHGQKKDGKWRVHIFKGSVQKVAKPANAPAWMPNKINKPTVKKLRVEKLNTI; translated from the coding sequence ATGGCAAAGAAAGCAGAAGCAAAGCTTTATTCATTAAGAATAGGCAAAAAGGAAGACAGTGTATTTAAAGGAAAAGGAGCGAGACAAGCTGCTTTAAAGGCTGCTTCCAGAGGATTGAAAGATAGTGATGGTCTGATCAAGCTCAGAGAACATGGGCAGAAGAAGGATGGCAAGTGGAGAGTGCATATATTTAAAGGTTCAGTACAGAAGGTTGCTAAACCCGCTAATGCACCCGCATGGATGCCAAATAAGATTAATAAGCCTACTGTAAAGAAGCTTCGTGTTGAAAAATTGAACACAATATAG